In [Leptolyngbya] sp. PCC 7376, a genomic segment contains:
- a CDS encoding phosphoribulokinase: MSKKHPIIAVTGSSGAGTSTVKRAFEHIFRRESISPVIVEGDSYHKFNRVQMRDMMAKAAAGGKNLSHFGLYCNILDKLEELFQQYGESGTGQKRYYLHNDGEADFHNGRLGTDCGSGEFTPWEDIETGSDILFYEGLHGGVVDEVIGVNVAQYVDLLVGVVPIVNLEWIQKIARDNAERGYSAEAIVDTILRRMPDYVNYITPQFSNTHINFQRVSTVDTSNPFIARDIPTPDESFVVVHTNKRFRERFDIDFPYLLNMIEGSFMSRHTTLVVPGGKMGFTMEIILAPLIKQMIEEAGGI, encoded by the coding sequence ATGTCTAAAAAACATCCGATTATTGCCGTAACAGGCTCTTCCGGCGCTGGAACCTCTACTGTAAAACGTGCATTTGAGCATATTTTCCGTCGCGAAAGTATCAGTCCTGTCATCGTTGAAGGCGATAGCTACCACAAGTTTAATCGCGTCCAAATGCGCGACATGATGGCAAAAGCTGCAGCAGGCGGTAAAAATCTGAGTCACTTCGGTCTCTACTGCAATATCCTCGACAAACTCGAAGAACTGTTCCAACAGTATGGTGAATCTGGTACAGGCCAGAAACGCTATTATCTTCACAATGATGGCGAAGCAGACTTTCATAATGGCCGACTCGGTACCGACTGTGGCTCTGGTGAATTTACACCCTGGGAAGATATTGAAACTGGTAGCGACATCCTTTTCTACGAAGGCCTACACGGTGGTGTCGTTGATGAAGTAATCGGTGTTAATGTTGCCCAGTACGTTGACTTGTTGGTCGGTGTTGTACCGATTGTGAACCTAGAGTGGATCCAAAAGATTGCTCGCGATAACGCTGAGCGTGGTTATAGTGCTGAGGCGATCGTCGACACAATTTTGCGTCGGATGCCTGACTATGTGAACTACATCACTCCTCAATTCTCCAACACACATATTAATTTCCAACGTGTTTCGACCGTTGATACCTCTAATCCTTTCATCGCTCGTGATATTCCCACGCCTGATGAAAGCTTTGTTGTCGTCCATACCAACAAGCGATTCAGAGAAAGATTTGACATTGATTTCCCTTATCTTCTCAACATGATTGAAGGTTCCTTCATGTCCCGCCATACGACACTTGTTGTCCCCGGTGGAAAGATGGGCTTCACGATGGAAATTATCCTTGCACCTCTCATCAAGCAGATGATTGAAGAAGCTGGTGGTATCTAA
- a CDS encoding DUF2605 domain-containing protein produces MVPAEIPNDPELLKTILAPLLDDFSYWFERSLSALKKEQLSFMSPQEQETFMERIQQAQAEVNATKSLFNATGGHAGIEMKVLMPWHQLVRECWGVAQKNRQSKTS; encoded by the coding sequence ATGGTCCCTGCTGAAATACCAAACGATCCAGAATTGTTGAAAACGATCCTGGCACCACTTTTAGATGATTTTTCTTATTGGTTTGAGCGATCGCTATCTGCTTTAAAAAAAGAACAATTATCTTTTATGTCGCCCCAAGAACAGGAAACATTTATGGAGAGAATTCAGCAAGCACAGGCAGAAGTGAATGCTACAAAATCTTTGTTTAATGCAACGGGTGGCCATGCTGGCATCGAGATGAAAGTGCTGATGCCTTGGCATCAATTAGTGAGGGAATGTTGGGGAGTTGCCCAGAAAAATCGGCAATCAAAGACTTCCTAG
- a CDS encoding response regulator, whose product MHGTLNEIDIRSIFQLVELGQRTGQLVIDAPTASFDRNTSWQNTELFAQNRDIAASSGRNLAWYVFFVNGQITYATNNRSSNLKRLKGYLRHYHLDEQLDELKAPEAIASMNIIEYAYLWLLLEQHVITTDQGRHILQRMIQETLFDLLSLHQGSFNFRLSTPLSPQLASYSITNLLLESAKKVQKWKQLLPLIKSPHQCPIIIYENKVAADLPPSAYQRLTHWSKGKTSLRQLARYLNRDLVTLSKALHPYVEKDWIQMLNPDQPAATTFQPAWEKQQTLTAPKILCIDDDLTIGKTVEEMLRPYGYEVELIQNPLVAFERAFSYEPDLILCDIAMPKLDGNQICNMLRASNRFRLTPIVMLTGKEGFIDRIKANMVGSSDYLTKPFGSQELLALIEKYISWQMPMTSSAAP is encoded by the coding sequence ATGCACGGGACTCTGAACGAAATTGATATTAGAAGTATTTTCCAGCTAGTAGAGTTGGGACAACGTACAGGCCAACTGGTCATTGATGCCCCGACAGCTTCCTTTGACCGCAATACAAGTTGGCAAAATACGGAGCTGTTTGCCCAAAATCGAGATATTGCAGCTTCTTCAGGGCGTAATTTGGCCTGGTATGTCTTTTTTGTGAATGGCCAGATTACCTATGCCACAAATAACCGCAGCTCAAACCTGAAGCGTCTAAAAGGCTATCTCCGGCATTATCATCTCGACGAACAATTAGATGAACTAAAGGCACCTGAGGCGATCGCCTCGATGAATATCATAGAATATGCATACCTCTGGTTATTGCTAGAACAGCATGTTATTACGACTGATCAGGGCCGTCATATTCTCCAACGCATGATCCAAGAAACCCTTTTTGATCTACTCAGTCTTCATCAAGGCTCTTTTAACTTTCGCCTTAGCACTCCCTTATCGCCTCAGCTTGCTAGCTATTCCATTACAAATCTATTGCTTGAGAGCGCCAAAAAAGTCCAGAAATGGAAGCAGCTTTTGCCGCTCATTAAATCTCCTCACCAATGCCCCATCATCATTTATGAAAATAAAGTAGCCGCAGATCTGCCTCCTAGTGCCTACCAACGATTAACCCATTGGAGCAAGGGAAAAACCTCTTTACGCCAACTTGCTCGTTATCTAAACCGAGATCTCGTTACTTTATCTAAGGCACTACATCCCTATGTCGAAAAAGATTGGATCCAGATGCTCAATCCTGACCAACCTGCTGCAACGACTTTTCAGCCTGCATGGGAAAAGCAACAGACCCTAACGGCTCCCAAAATTTTGTGTATTGACGATGACCTGACAATTGGTAAAACCGTTGAAGAGATGTTACGTCCTTATGGCTATGAGGTAGAGCTTATTCAGAATCCTCTGGTGGCATTTGAGCGTGCCTTTAGCTACGAACCAGATTTGATTTTGTGTGATATCGCGATGCCGAAGTTAGATGGTAACCAGATCTGTAATATGCTGAGAGCTTCAAACCGCTTTCGACTTACCCCGATTGTGATGTTGACGGGTAAAGAAGGTTTTATTGATCGGATCAAGGCAAATATGGTGGGTTCTTCTGATTACCTCACCAAGCCTTTTGGCTCCCAGGAATTATTGGCTCTAATCGAAAAATATATTTCGTGGCAAATGCCGATGACTTCGTCTGCTGCTCCTTAA
- the hmpF gene encoding pilus motility taxis protein HmpF has product MLYLAEVKKTKGFMGVKTEVKLLACERNDKSWSAVPGDEAIATDDLGPYGDGALIVINLGGNRQVQGTPEPAGNRILGILQNFSRLLEKTKSQEEEIEQWKQSLTYQAEELNRRQAEMENRLEELEGAEEELERLAAQRDEVEKLKAESDEIKAEFDRKQAELEGAWEHLRGEQARLEEVQGESNGSGGSLAPEQAERLKSIFEQIQGAIAPTDNFQERLGQVLQSSEQQQQQLKTAWDDLEQDRHRYQQLEGEVQAIATDLQQHEGNLQEKTHSLEDAKIQVQVKQELLHAKQQHLQFLTFALQNHEELSTSISGLAAGLGDGEGEIVDVEALESMPLGELESIVNNFKAELDKLVNFVNDQEEELTLQHDAVKELREKIETADTGNVMAYQELEEELKDEQEQMGMLNETLVGQRRTLRDRQSVMRQHLQVLKRRQGAIEVEVETNINLNPVLSRVQNEQQEYSEKQQKLTNDIEQLTQSIQQMQDILSGQTSEVSKDREHLKQMQNDYEQKKFEFERLKTKLELFETHLQPIQDNLDGINQPLRELEQLSQQFSSTTEQQRTLADELKSTLDPLMA; this is encoded by the coding sequence GTGCTATATCTTGCAGAAGTCAAAAAGACCAAAGGTTTCATGGGCGTTAAAACGGAGGTAAAACTGCTTGCCTGTGAGCGCAATGACAAAAGTTGGAGTGCCGTACCAGGAGATGAGGCGATCGCCACAGATGATTTAGGGCCCTATGGAGATGGAGCACTAATCGTCATTAACCTCGGTGGTAATCGTCAAGTTCAGGGAACACCGGAACCTGCTGGCAACCGTATTCTCGGCATTTTACAGAATTTTTCACGTCTATTGGAAAAGACGAAATCCCAAGAAGAAGAGATTGAGCAATGGAAACAGTCCCTCACTTATCAGGCAGAGGAGCTTAACCGTCGCCAGGCAGAGATGGAGAATCGTCTCGAAGAGCTTGAAGGGGCAGAAGAAGAATTAGAACGTCTCGCAGCCCAGCGGGATGAAGTAGAAAAACTTAAGGCAGAGTCTGATGAGATCAAAGCTGAGTTTGATCGTAAGCAGGCTGAACTAGAAGGTGCCTGGGAACATCTACGGGGTGAACAGGCCCGTTTAGAAGAAGTTCAGGGAGAGAGCAATGGTTCTGGTGGCAGTCTTGCACCGGAGCAAGCAGAACGTCTCAAGTCAATTTTCGAGCAAATTCAAGGGGCGATCGCCCCAACGGACAATTTTCAGGAGCGCTTAGGCCAAGTTTTACAGTCTTCTGAGCAACAGCAACAGCAACTCAAAACAGCCTGGGATGATCTAGAGCAAGATCGTCATCGTTATCAACAGCTAGAAGGAGAAGTTCAGGCGATCGCCACAGATCTTCAGCAACATGAGGGCAACCTACAAGAGAAAACCCATTCCCTTGAAGATGCAAAAATTCAGGTACAAGTCAAACAAGAACTCCTACATGCCAAGCAACAGCACCTCCAGTTTCTAACCTTTGCTCTGCAAAACCATGAAGAACTCAGCACTTCAATTAGTGGACTTGCAGCAGGCCTTGGAGATGGAGAAGGTGAAATCGTTGATGTTGAAGCATTGGAGTCGATGCCCCTCGGTGAACTCGAAAGTATTGTCAATAACTTCAAAGCTGAGCTCGACAAGCTTGTTAACTTCGTTAATGACCAAGAAGAAGAATTAACGCTCCAACACGATGCAGTCAAAGAATTGCGGGAAAAAATTGAGACAGCAGACACCGGTAATGTGATGGCTTATCAGGAGTTGGAAGAAGAACTTAAAGACGAACAAGAGCAAATGGGAATGCTCAATGAAACCCTCGTTGGTCAAAGAAGAACCTTGCGCGATCGCCAATCAGTAATGCGTCAGCACCTCCAAGTTTTAAAGCGCCGGCAAGGGGCGATCGAAGTTGAAGTTGAAACTAATATCAACCTCAATCCAGTCCTTTCCCGCGTCCAGAATGAGCAGCAAGAATATAGCGAAAAACAACAAAAACTCACTAATGATATTGAGCAGCTCACTCAGTCAATTCAGCAAATGCAGGATATTTTATCTGGGCAAACATCTGAGGTGAGCAAGGATCGGGAGCACCTCAAGCAAATGCAGAATGACTACGAACAGAAAAAATTTGAGTTCGAACGTTTAAAAACAAAACTTGAGCTATTTGAAACTCACTTACAACCGATTCAAGATAATCTTGATGGCATTAACCAACCGCTTCGGGAATTAGAGCAACTCAGCCAGCAATTTTCGAGCACAACTGAGCAGCAGCGTACCCTCGCAGATGAACTCAAGTCCACTCTTGATCCTTTGATGGCTTAA
- the modA gene encoding molybdate ABC transporter substrate-binding protein: MVRVIYLKYFFVIVLFAFFSLCLHGCNNARIRLDDQQTIVVAIASSLSDVMSEIRTEFIGSYPNVNVVFNAASSGILAQQIEQNAPIDIFASADLKIIQELINQQKINPQTNKIFAQNHLVLAAVKNSTLNVESLEELVSDEINKIALGNPKLVPAGNYAKNALRRSPSNQDLYRTLNLQQKLVFTENVRQVLTYVETQSVDAGFIYQTDLQHSQAVSQLLALDSEQTGEISYAIAPIQKTINKTGTQEFIDFVLSPQGQEIIAEYGFWMATD, translated from the coding sequence TTGGTTAGAGTCATATACCTCAAATATTTTTTTGTTATTGTTCTATTTGCTTTTTTTTCGCTCTGTTTACATGGGTGTAATAATGCTCGGATTCGTTTAGATGATCAGCAAACAATTGTCGTGGCGATCGCCTCATCTTTAAGTGATGTGATGTCAGAAATTCGTACAGAATTTATCGGATCTTATCCAAATGTAAATGTTGTTTTTAATGCTGCAAGTTCTGGGATCTTGGCACAACAAATTGAGCAAAATGCACCTATTGATATTTTTGCTAGTGCTGATCTAAAAATTATTCAGGAGTTGATTAATCAACAGAAAATCAATCCGCAAACAAATAAGATTTTTGCTCAGAATCATTTAGTCTTGGCGGCAGTAAAGAATTCTACGCTTAATGTTGAAAGTTTAGAAGAATTAGTGAGTGACGAAATCAACAAAATTGCACTAGGCAATCCAAAACTCGTTCCCGCTGGTAACTATGCAAAAAATGCTTTGAGGCGATCGCCCTCGAATCAGGATTTATACCGAACCTTAAATCTACAACAAAAACTAGTTTTTACTGAGAATGTACGACAAGTCCTAACGTATGTTGAAACCCAATCAGTTGATGCAGGATTTATTTATCAAACAGATCTTCAACATTCTCAAGCTGTGTCTCAACTTCTCGCATTGGATTCTGAACAAACAGGGGAGATTTCTTACGCGATCGCCCCAATTCAGAAAACAATAAATAAAACTGGAACCCAAGAATTTATCGACTTTGTTTTAAGTCCTCAAGGTCAAGAGATTATTGCTGAATATGGATTTTGGATGGCTACGGATTAA
- a CDS encoding chemotaxis protein CheW encodes MVGNTEFGQNPSPFGSEVQKLESPEGELHLRFTLPSGMAFALPAEGIREVMQQSPDQITPIPNVSPLLLGTINLRGQIIWVADLGQFLGDQIPLRTDRQELPVIAIEDQDTLLGLAVGDMKGMRWLPPEDLQIQLSDVPDSMAPFVRGGWLPGEDEDLIWHLLDHVAVLRSARWAT; translated from the coding sequence ATGGTTGGTAATACAGAATTTGGCCAAAACCCATCACCATTTGGCTCAGAAGTCCAAAAACTAGAAAGTCCGGAAGGTGAACTGCACCTACGTTTTACATTGCCTTCTGGGATGGCATTTGCCCTTCCTGCCGAAGGTATCCGTGAAGTGATGCAGCAATCACCCGATCAGATTACGCCTATCCCTAATGTTTCTCCCCTGCTCTTGGGCACTATAAACCTCAGAGGACAAATTATTTGGGTAGCAGACTTAGGCCAGTTCCTTGGGGATCAGATTCCTCTGAGGACAGATCGCCAGGAACTTCCGGTCATTGCCATCGAAGATCAGGATACTCTGTTGGGCTTGGCCGTCGGTGATATGAAGGGAATGCGTTGGTTGCCCCCTGAAGATCTACAAATTCAACTCAGTGATGTGCCAGACAGTATGGCTCCTTTTGTGCGGGGGGGGTGGCTTCCTGGTGAAGATGAAGATTTGATTTGGCATTTGTTAGACCATGTGGCAGTGTTGCGCTCGGCACGATGGGCAACCTAG
- a CDS encoding Npun_F5749 family FMN-dependent PPOX-type flavoprotein, producing the protein MPNPIELAPWRSPLSRALHRNRSQMHCRFFQLATVTPEGLPTNRTVVFRGFVEQTNYLKIITDRRSQKIEHLASHNQAEIAWYFTKTREQFRLAGTIEMVNADDLESDFFQERQQTWETISDSARSQFAWPSPTAQRNINSDDFNVETSSSKSPLDSFVLLIFQPHTVDHLELRGNPQNRFIYKLSSSQEWKNTEVNP; encoded by the coding sequence ATGCCGAATCCTATTGAGTTAGCGCCATGGCGATCGCCCTTATCTCGTGCTCTCCATCGCAATCGTAGCCAAATGCACTGCCGCTTTTTCCAACTGGCAACAGTCACGCCTGAGGGTTTGCCGACCAATCGTACTGTTGTATTTCGTGGCTTTGTGGAGCAAACCAATTACTTAAAAATCATCACTGATCGCCGCAGCCAAAAGATAGAACATCTCGCCTCACACAACCAAGCAGAAATCGCATGGTATTTCACAAAAACCCGTGAACAATTTCGTCTTGCAGGCACGATAGAAATGGTCAATGCAGATGATTTGGAGTCTGATTTTTTTCAAGAAAGACAACAGACATGGGAGACTATTTCAGATAGTGCCCGCTCACAATTTGCTTGGCCATCTCCGACAGCACAACGCAATATAAATTCCGATGATTTTAATGTCGAAACTTCAAGCTCAAAGTCTCCTCTTGACAGTTTTGTTTTGCTAATCTTCCAGCCGCACACTGTTGATCATTTAGAACTACGAGGCAATCCTCAGAACCGTTTTATCTATAAGTTATCTTCGTCTCAAGAGTGGAAAAACACCGAAGTTAATCCGTAG
- a CDS encoding methyl-accepting chemotaxis protein, producing MPLSTDYMKEYSEAQNAYFQNDLGKAESITNQLLKAHPDDPNLLLLSGHIYLGLQDFQTASQQYNQVLDVTQQEDFHEYARQGLEQASASMGDEDANGQGVENQDFTESDDDYGTLTQDESGLFGDHVDFGEPEASGDFEGESLDEEPFSNPFDTENSLGAVAKSFNSSEEEDLNSPFSSAFESNGGSFDDDYEQEDFPFVDETSSLGGEPNSSFDDELGNWMAESGNDGEQTFVLPTGGDRQSSDSSINDDQGDSDFINSFSGENEDDQNFVDFNPDALDDFSAGDDNEIDLGSFQDFIDESDNDVDAASPQTLGTLAVDPIQENFDQADQEYGDFDLGDEDVDESPVAPGNFQETLLMGIDGGGSDLSHDTLESASPDSGLFESDNYAADSFANNDIEDDIDPEDLAFQDIDLDMPDDEPFYDEEMSLGGLGEELLNDSSLAADDNEDEEGFLEEFHVFNDEDLDHLPNLDMDVDDVDADMPDTNLFDSSLGSAGSLSFTDTDDLTIDEDDSVFSTFGGNKSEEVVTSFAKNSEKPAVEATSDVEQGYFAWFENAGLQQKQWFTAAGAGIASCLASAFVTYCVLSATPQEKRTSDFVNSIAIFGTLTTLITGSASFGATLLLSQITTKQIKRSTDNLQSQFDAVSNGNLNVKATVYSEDEFGELATGFNQMARVILTTTSEAQRRAEETEQSKEDLQRQVIRLLDDVEGAARGDLTVQAEVTADVLGAVADAFNLTIQNLREIVQQVKQAARQVNQNSADSESFARGLSSDALRQAEELAVTLNSVQMMTDSIQRVAENAREAEEVARTASATALKGGESVEHTVAGILQIRETVAETARKVKRLAESSQEISKIVAVISQIASRTNLLALNASIEAARAGESGKGFAIVADEVRQLADRSAKALKEIEQIVLQIQSETSLVMTAMEEGTQQVIDGTKRAEQAKQSLEDIIQVSNRIDALVRSITADTVEQRENSRAVAQVMQSVELTAQETSQESQRVAGSLQNLVGIARDLLSSVERFRVESGDEK from the coding sequence ATGCCACTCAGCACTGATTACATGAAAGAATACAGCGAGGCGCAAAATGCTTATTTCCAAAACGATTTAGGCAAAGCCGAAAGCATTACCAATCAGTTGTTGAAAGCCCATCCAGACGACCCTAATTTGTTGCTTTTAAGTGGTCATATTTATTTGGGATTGCAAGATTTTCAAACGGCATCACAGCAATATAACCAAGTATTGGATGTAACGCAGCAGGAAGATTTTCATGAATATGCCCGCCAAGGTTTAGAACAAGCCTCTGCTTCTATGGGCGATGAGGACGCTAATGGACAGGGCGTAGAAAATCAAGACTTTACTGAATCTGATGATGACTATGGCACATTAACTCAGGACGAGAGTGGTTTATTCGGGGATCATGTTGATTTCGGTGAGCCTGAGGCAAGTGGCGATTTTGAAGGAGAGTCTCTGGATGAGGAACCATTTTCAAATCCTTTTGATACAGAGAATTCCTTAGGAGCTGTGGCTAAAAGCTTTAATAGTTCTGAAGAAGAAGATTTGAATTCTCCCTTTAGTAGTGCTTTTGAATCAAATGGTGGCTCCTTCGATGACGATTATGAACAGGAAGATTTTCCGTTTGTCGATGAAACATCCAGTTTAGGTGGAGAGCCAAATTCGAGTTTTGATGATGAATTAGGGAACTGGATGGCTGAGTCAGGTAATGATGGCGAACAGACTTTTGTTCTTCCTACGGGCGGCGATCGCCAAAGCTCAGACTCATCCATCAACGATGATCAGGGTGACTCCGACTTTATCAATAGCTTTAGCGGAGAGAACGAAGATGATCAAAACTTTGTTGACTTTAACCCTGATGCTCTAGATGATTTCAGTGCTGGTGATGACAATGAAATTGATCTTGGTAGCTTCCAAGATTTTATTGATGAGAGTGATAACGATGTCGATGCCGCCTCTCCTCAGACCTTAGGTACATTGGCAGTTGACCCGATCCAAGAAAACTTTGATCAGGCAGACCAAGAGTATGGTGATTTTGACCTTGGTGATGAAGATGTAGATGAATCTCCTGTGGCTCCTGGGAATTTTCAAGAGACTTTATTGATGGGCATTGATGGTGGTGGCAGTGATTTGTCCCATGACACCCTAGAATCTGCTTCCCCTGATTCAGGTTTATTTGAGTCCGATAACTATGCAGCCGATTCATTTGCCAATAATGATATTGAAGATGATATCGATCCTGAAGATCTAGCCTTCCAAGATATTGATTTAGATATGCCCGATGATGAGCCCTTCTACGACGAAGAGATGAGTCTCGGCGGATTAGGCGAAGAATTATTGAATGATAGTAGTCTTGCCGCCGATGATAATGAAGATGAAGAAGGTTTTCTCGAAGAATTTCATGTCTTTAATGACGAAGATCTAGATCATCTCCCAAATCTAGATATGGATGTCGATGATGTCGATGCAGATATGCCCGACACTAATTTGTTTGACTCTAGTCTCGGAAGTGCAGGGAGCCTCTCTTTTACAGATACAGATGACTTGACCATTGACGAAGACGATAGTGTTTTCTCTACTTTTGGCGGCAACAAATCAGAAGAAGTGGTTACAAGCTTTGCTAAAAATAGTGAAAAACCAGCAGTTGAAGCCACATCCGATGTCGAACAAGGTTATTTTGCTTGGTTTGAAAATGCAGGATTACAACAAAAACAATGGTTTACTGCAGCCGGGGCTGGTATTGCCTCTTGTTTAGCCTCTGCATTCGTCACTTATTGTGTTCTTAGTGCAACACCTCAAGAGAAACGCACAAGCGATTTTGTGAATTCCATTGCCATTTTTGGCACGCTCACCACATTAATTACAGGCTCTGCTAGTTTTGGTGCAACCTTGCTACTTAGTCAGATCACGACTAAACAAATTAAGCGCAGTACCGACAATCTCCAATCTCAATTTGATGCGGTTTCGAACGGTAATTTAAACGTTAAAGCGACCGTCTATTCTGAAGATGAATTCGGGGAACTCGCCACTGGATTTAACCAAATGGCACGAGTGATTTTGACCACTACTAGTGAGGCTCAACGTCGCGCTGAAGAAACCGAGCAATCTAAGGAAGATCTACAACGCCAAGTGATTCGACTCCTAGATGATGTGGAAGGCGCAGCAAGAGGTGACTTGACCGTACAAGCAGAAGTGACGGCTGACGTATTAGGCGCGGTTGCTGATGCGTTTAACTTAACCATTCAGAACCTACGAGAAATTGTCCAACAGGTAAAACAGGCTGCGAGACAAGTGAACCAAAACTCTGCCGATAGTGAATCTTTTGCGCGGGGTCTGTCTAGTGATGCGTTACGTCAAGCAGAAGAGTTGGCTGTCACTTTGAACTCGGTACAGATGATGACCGATTCGATTCAGCGTGTGGCAGAAAACGCGCGTGAGGCAGAAGAAGTTGCGCGTACTGCATCTGCGACAGCGCTTAAAGGTGGTGAGTCTGTAGAACATACGGTAGCTGGTATTTTGCAGATTCGAGAAACAGTGGCTGAAACTGCCCGTAAGGTAAAACGTTTAGCAGAGTCTTCCCAAGAGATTTCGAAGATTGTTGCGGTGATCTCTCAGATTGCATCTCGTACAAATTTGCTCGCCTTGAACGCATCAATTGAGGCGGCCCGCGCAGGTGAATCTGGAAAAGGTTTTGCGATTGTTGCGGATGAAGTCAGACAACTCGCAGACCGTTCAGCGAAAGCTTTGAAAGAGATTGAGCAAATCGTATTGCAGATTCAGTCTGAGACAAGTCTTGTAATGACTGCAATGGAAGAAGGTACGCAGCAGGTTATCGATGGTACGAAGCGTGCGGAACAAGCGAAACAGTCTCTGGAAGATATTATTCAAGTATCAAACCGAATCGATGCGTTAGTACGTTCGATTACTGCTGATACCGTTGAACAGCGAGAGAACTCTCGAGCAGTGGCACAGGTAATGCAGTCGGTCGAATTAACAGCTCAGGAAACATCCCAAGAATCTCAACGGGTTGCAGGTTCGCTCCAAAATCTTGTGGGAATTGCAAGGGATCTTTTATCTTCTGTGGAAAGATTCCGCGTCGAGTCTGGAGACGAAAAATAA
- a CDS encoding response regulator transcription factor, translating to MSKILVVEDSISQREMISELLKGSGLKVEVAGDGVEALENLKQFQPDLIVLDIVMPRMNGYELCRKIKSDPKTKDVPVVMCSSKGEEFDRYWGMKQGADAYIAKPFQPAELIGTIKQLLRS from the coding sequence ATGAGTAAAATTTTGGTCGTTGAAGACAGCATCTCTCAAAGAGAAATGATTTCAGAACTGCTCAAAGGAAGTGGTTTGAAAGTCGAAGTAGCAGGGGATGGTGTCGAGGCGCTAGAAAATTTAAAGCAGTTCCAACCTGACCTTATCGTTTTGGATATTGTCATGCCTCGTATGAATGGCTATGAGCTGTGCCGCAAAATTAAATCTGATCCGAAAACAAAGGATGTTCCTGTGGTGATGTGTTCTTCAAAAGGTGAAGAATTTGACCGATATTGGGGCATGAAGCAAGGGGCTGATGCTTATATTGCAAAGCCGTTTCAGCCTGCAGAATTGATCGGTACGATTAAGCAATTACTGCGGAGTTAG
- a CDS encoding MlaE family lipid ABC transporter permease subunit: MASQRSSNSTLRMWFQRLTAAVFLGGQVIVHLCRGRFNRRITIEQMASVGPDSLLIALVTAGFVGMVFTIQVAREFIYFGAGTAVGGVLGLSLTRELAPVLTAVVLAGRVGSAFAAEIGTMRVTEQIDALHILRTDPIDYLVLPRFLACCLMLPLLTILSLLTGMIGGLVIAASLYQIPQSVFINSVRSFLQYWDIISALIKSIVFGGLISIIGCSWGLTTSGGAKGVGQSTTTAVVTSLLAIFVANFFLSWVMFQGLGSALVG, from the coding sequence ATGGCCAGTCAAAGAAGCTCTAATAGCACTTTAAGAATGTGGTTTCAGCGGCTAACTGCTGCTGTTTTTTTGGGAGGACAAGTCATTGTTCACCTATGTCGTGGTCGGTTTAATCGCCGGATTACGATTGAACAAATGGCTTCTGTTGGGCCGGATTCGTTGCTGATCGCGTTGGTCACGGCAGGTTTTGTGGGGATGGTCTTTACGATTCAGGTGGCTCGAGAATTTATTTATTTTGGTGCTGGAACAGCAGTTGGTGGTGTTCTTGGATTATCTCTAACGCGAGAATTAGCACCTGTGCTTACAGCTGTAGTTTTGGCTGGTCGGGTCGGGTCGGCATTTGCGGCTGAGATTGGAACAATGCGGGTGACGGAGCAGATTGATGCGCTACATATTCTGCGAACTGACCCGATTGATTATTTGGTGTTACCGCGTTTTTTGGCTTGTTGTTTGATGTTGCCGCTGTTAACAATTTTGTCGTTGTTGACTGGCATGATAGGTGGGTTAGTAATTGCAGCGAGTTTGTATCAAATTCCTCAGTCTGTTTTTATCAATTCGGTTCGTTCATTTCTACAATATTGGGACATTATAAGTGCGTTAATTAAATCCATTGTTTTTGGTGGGTTGATTTCTATTATTGGGTGTAGTTGGGGTTTGACAACCTCTGGTGGTGCTAAGGGAGTTGGACAATCAACGACGACAGCTGTTGTAACATCTTTACTCGCTATTTTTGTTGCGAATTTTTTCTTGTCATGGGTGATGTTCCAAGGTCTTGGGAGTGCATTGGTTGGTTAG